In the Geoalkalibacter sp. genome, TCGCCCCCCCCTGAGGTTCGAGAATGCCGAAACTGCCATGGCCAAGCTCCGCGCGATCACCGACCTCAACGAAGTCAAGGCTTCGGCCGACCACCCGAGGGTAGGCCACGCGTTTGCCCGCAGCCCGCGCGACGGCAAAAATCTCCTCGGTGAACACTTCGTTGTTGATGGGGCTGTACAGCGCCAGGGTCCGAGCACGCTGAAAGGCGTCACAGGCAATCAGCCGCTCCTGCGCCCTGTGGCTCCACAGCAAACAGGTGTCCGCCGAGAGATGGCGACGACGTTTGAGCAAAGTGTCGCGGATGGAGGTTTTGGGCATGAGCGACCCCAGGAATTCCCGGTGGTCCCACATTGCGGGGCAGGTTGAAGAGGGGCGACAAAGGCGTCGGTTCAGGGGCGCGGGGATTTCAGAAACGTCGCGGAGCACCTTCGCGGGCAACCCGCAAGATCATCGGGCCAATCGACCCGAACGTGCCGGCGCAACACCGAGGCGGCTCTTGCGGATG is a window encoding:
- a CDS encoding 5-formyltetrahydrofolate cyclo-ligase, giving the protein MPKTSIRDTLLKRRRHLSADTCLLWSHRAQERLIACDAFQRARTLALYSPINNEVFTEEIFAVARAAGKRVAYPRVVGRSLDFVEVGDRAELGHGSFGILEPQGGAILSVADLELLVLPGVAFDQGGHRLGYGQGFYDRALHLAAAGTWLIGLCFEFQRVAALPYEDHDVPMHLVVTEVGIYPSQQPRPRRANS